aatattttaaaaaattatgattttgaataGGTTTTggtctttaataattcaaaattagtgttttaaaaaaattgaatataagaaaattgtaatattttaaaatataatattgtaaaatttattttcaaaaaaaaatccttTATTTTAAAGCTAAAACAAATATGCCAACTCTTTATCCgagttttagttttagttttaggaatttattgaaaagataaaagatttaaatttatataataattaattagcattttaaaattattatctgATTTAAAAGATTAAGTTGAATGATAATTTCAATTAACCAATAATTGGTTATTTTGTTTGTTACTTAACCTAATCCTTATTCTTTAAATAAGAGACGGCAGCCGTATCAGTATTCTATAATCATTCATTCAGCTTGACATCGTGAATACGAATTCACTCTTCCTCCTCACCATGATGAAGATGACGACGAAGAAGAAGAGAtcttcacaacaacaacaacaagaatcaCTTGAAAGTGAATTTTACTTACCAGATGACTGCTGGGAGCATGTCTTCTCATTCATCATCAAAAACAAACTCTACCTCAAATCACTATCTCTCGTCTCAAAACGATTTCTCTCCATGGTTAACCGTATCATATTCTCTTTCACAATTTTTCATCCACGTCTTTGTTATCTCCCATGTTTCTTTGATAGATTCTCTAACCTTAATTCCCTTGACCTCTATTTCTGTAACTGCAACCCTGATCTATATGCTGACATTGCTTTCGCTCTCCGTGACAGAACAACATTGAAGTCTTTACTTATTTTTGAAATTGAGCTGAATGATGCAAGCTATGTTTCATCACATTACATTGATTCTTTCGTGAGTTTGAAGGGTTTGAATTCTCTCACGTTCTCGGATTCGCAAATATCGGATAATTTGCTTTACTCTATTGCAAGAGAAGGTCTTCCTTTGAAGACTTTTGTACTTGAACATTGTATCGACTATAGTTATCCTGGAATTTACTGTTTATTATCTAAGTGTCACAGGATACAACATTTGGGTCTTCAAGGTGTTCATTTTCTTAATAATCATCATATTTTTGAGTTGTCTTTGCTTCTACCTTTTATGGTATCTATAAACCTTAGTGAATGTTCCAAACTCACAGAATCATCTTTGTTTGCACTCATTATGAATTGTCACTCACTTGAGGAGATCAAAATAGAATTCTTATATAATAAGAGTGAGAGTGTAGAAAATGCACATGCTTTTAGAGATTTTGATGTCAACCCTCGATTAAAGTTTCTACATTTTGCTGGCAATTTATTTATAAACGATGAGATCATCATATTGCTTGCTTCCATTTTCCCCAATTTGCAGCTTCTTGATTTGAGTTATTGCGGTAACATATCTGAAAAAAGTATTTGTCAAGTTTTAAGTAGGTGTTGTAAGGTTAGACATCTGCACTTGACCAATTGTGTAGAAGTGAGACGAATTAAAATGAATTTTGTAGCTCTTCAATTAGAGGTGTTGAACTTGTCTGGCACAAGTGTTAATGATGAAACACTCTATGAGATCTCAAAGAGTTGTTGTGGGCTTTTGCAACTATTACTCATAAGTTGTAAATATGTCACAGAAAAGGGAGTGATGCGCGTGGTTCAAAAATGCAGACAACTCAAGAAGATCTATTTGAGATGTTGTGATAAAGTGTATGTGGATGCGGTTATCTCAATTATTTCATCAAATCCATCATTAGAAATAGATAATTGCTCCAGCTTTGCTGAAGTTCGGCGAAAGTTTTGATCAAAAATAAGGACACAACTAATGGAATTATGATTCGAAATGTTTGAAACAGTGTATTGATGAAGTTATAAGGTGCTTGCTAAAATTGATTTGGAATAGGGCTGGCTGAGCACAATTAGTGCTACATTtttttggtttcctttacatttgGTTCCATTATACTGTTTAATTTTATATCAGTGCTACATTtttttggtttcctttacatttgTTCCATTATACTGTTTAATTTTATATCCATGCATCTTGTGTAATGTTTATGTTGGGCCTATTCACAATGTTGTTTTGGCCTGCTTCATGCTGTTCACACTTTCATTTCGGTCTATTACAGACTGTCTTAGAGCTGTTTTGGCCTTCTGCGGGCATCCTGCAGGTCACCTGTTGATAATATGTATTTTATCTTTATCACTGTTAACGTGGTTTTCAAGCCCAATCATATGGGATAATTCAAAAATGGTTTTATGTCCTTTACATCACAATTGATATAAAGACATTTAGAATATGATGCAATAGAGAACAAAAAGATTGAGTGATTATACAATTAATTGTATACAATACTGTGATATAACGTGACAAGTTTTAGTGTTACCGATCTCACATGTTTGTCATGCTAACTTCGACTTCATGTTAgtctttgaaaaacaatggtgcTTATTGGTTGAATTTACACAATTTCCTTTTTAACCTTTAACGTAATATTTCTATATGGTAAATTGTCATGAAATTGGCATAATCAGAATATTTCTTTTAACACATTAAATTGGCATGTGACTTTAGTTAATAGGATTTGCCTAAGCCTTAACatcaaataaaaactaaataattagTCATTAACTTATACCAATATGATCCAAATCAATTGACAAATACAAAatgtaaagaaaaaaaattaacattaaaattgaATAACAATAATGCAAATGAAAAGAGTAAATTCAACAGTACTAATAACAATAATTAGACCTATTGAATGTTTGAAATAAATTTATGGATGAGaggtaaaattttaaattatgaaagtttcatattttaaaatgaaatttgagTGAGGAGATGATATTtcaactttgaatttttttcactCCTTAAAAAATGTGTAAATAAAACAAGTACAACGTCCCGATTCAAACAAATTCActgattaattgatttaaatggTGAATCAGTTGGATCACACCGATTTTCTTCAAATCAATTGCATATTTAGTCTTTTAACATTTTAGCCCATCCTACACTCTGATTTAGGGTATGTCGGGTCaggttttaaatttatttttagacCATCATTGCTAATCACTTCCACATATTTAGTATTTCTCATTGCACTCTTACTCGGTGGGGTATACAtctgaaaattctaaaatatctttgggtgaattcggagatacatctctaaaCACACAAAAttttattctttttcaaaacttagttcggagatgcatttccgaattaacCTCAAAAAaattcagagatgtatctccaaaaTTTTCGTATATAGTTCAGTTTGTTATTTGAACCTATTTACTACGCATTTCCATTGAAATTGACACCGTTGTCAGGGACTCTCTGTCGATTTAAATCAATATTAGAGTCATAGGATTTGTATCCTCGTGTTTTGGCCTTTGCGTTCCCGCATTTCTAGACTTTACGCGATCTAAcataaaaaactcaattttttgaaaaatcgaCTCTGAGTGCCAATTCATAAGAAAAGTTACAGGGACCCTTAAAACCCTAAATTCCCtggttttctattttatttaatttattttccatttcatattttcgagaaaaataagaaaaatttatagacacttaatttgatttttagttatattttcaagtttttttattattttatttttatcgttttCTATTTTCCAATTGTTTTTCTCAATAGGAAAATTGTTGATATTTACATATTTGTTATATTGCTGCTGTATGGATACTAGACGTGCGTATCCAGATACATCCAATACTAAGTTTAAAGAAAAAACACAACAGAAAACTTTTccgatatgcatatccgaaaatacattttttttggtaaaaaataaggtttattcggagatgcatatccaaaaatatccctttttattaaagaaaaaggtttattcggatatgcatattcgaaattaAGTATTTGTAAAAAAATGGTGCGTTCTATTTCTTAATAATatgtaatcaatttttttataaaatgctgtgtagtttttttttgttagaataataatgcaaatgTGAGTAAGTGGAGCAATAGTCTCACATTGAataggaatgtggtgacttgacatttataagtgggagaacccactcacctatcaccttaaggttttaggtggataagTGATGTGTATCTCAAAAAGATGCCTAGTCCAACACTATTATTAATGCTCTCTAGTGAAAAACTCCCccaacaaatggtatcatgagccATTGGTTCGCAAAAGGGACCGAATTAGTATTGGAATGCCCATGAAAGAGGTGTCTCGTTGAAATgcccaagtgtcataccccaaaatttgcccatcttatttttcctaacaaattcaaatcaaggtataaAGCTCAAAGagaccctctcctaaacaaggctcaaagatttagggttttgttgttctgaaaggaaaatcaatgaaccaaagacTCCAAGGtacctcatatggtttatgatgtttcaaactacctccatgacaaaattcaggtctcaattcaaagagttgatcACTCAGTTGCtcagaaggtcaacagtcgactagtctgacctaaaagtcaaatgtggtcaaagtacagtcaaaactcctgattttttgtcaaatcctcattttgaagtatcattcaccatttgaccAAGGATtggtcatggttcatcaaggaaagatcagaaatcaacaaattcaaaaagtttctaaactagggttttcataggagaaagtcaactaaactttgaccagccataactctgacatggaacatcagaaatttcccatccaaatctcaattttaaggaaattgaattatctacaattttgtctctcacatgtcaagtctaaaaatgcttcatttgagagatatggatcaaaatattataggtcctttttgaaagtcgaccgaaagcagttttttttcaaagccaataccatcaagataaattcttcaaatggaaaaatgcttccaaagtgtcttgtagaggacatcttgaggttttcaaaaagtcctagaactcctccataccttaaaaatcgagggagatatgccttgctaaagttgggcaatttcaaggggaaaaatggaaaaaaagtgGTTCCAAAtggattttatttcaaacaagtcCAATCTTctttggcccaatcttgttccccaagtcatATAGTAGCTCCAAGTCCAAAGCCACGAATTTatgaataatatttaatattttattgaattttattcattaaaattatggttaaaatcaaagatttggaAAAGGCATAGAGGGATATGATTTATTCTTGACTTCCAACCAAATCTAATCTCCCAAATATCTTAGTATTGATTCAAATTCACAAAGATTGAGATTGGTAAAATTAGAATAAATTTGAAgctaattttagaaagatttgtacctaaaattccaatcaaatatttctCCATGATCCTAAGAGATTTACTTGAAGAGTATTAACCTAATTACTCCTATTATATATACTGAGCAAGCATAGAAGATTGGAGGACGAAAAAACAAGGGTTGCAGTCAAGAAGAATCCATACAaacttcaaaaaaactcaagaacaaGTCAAACTCGGTTTCCAAGTTAGGGCTCAATTCAAGACATATAAAGCATTCTAATACGTTCCTGGTTCAGTTCTGAAACTTTTCCAATCATTCACAGGCGGCGCAGCACCAAGAATCACGACGTATACGAACTCGGTTTGTTCATATTTTGCACAGCTTCGATTTCAAAGTTTTACGAATTATAAATGTAATTTAGCTGCATAATCATGTTCATGATCATATTTTCAATCTTTCTGGATACTTTGATTCGAGTTTGGATGCAGGGAACATAAtctaccattgttagggtttatatGCTCTAAATTGGGAATTCTAGTTAGAGACCAAATTAACCCAAATCGAGGGCGTTTTCCTGCTCAGGGCATGAGGTTCACCAGAACTGGGCTAACATTTGTGATTTATTTGGTTTATATGATGAGTATGAATTTCGCAGGGAATAACTACGAACGAAATCGCAGCCAACAGGTAGCTGGGTCGTAGCAAAAAAAAACCAGGTCCAATGGGGAAGATGAAGTCTGGCGCGCGTTccctttttttaaaatatttgttttcaataTATTATTGTTTTGTTATACTAACAACGAAGAAAGAGAGGCGTAGTGGTTAGGCATAGCGTTTAAGTTGATTGGTAAAGGCATGGGTTCGACTCTTGTGCCCTGCAAATGTTTAGCTCATTTATTTTACTATGATCCAGCCCCCTTATCTTACGGTGGAGCAGCGTGTACCCTCGTTCCTTCACTAGCAGATCAAACGTATATCCCATCTGCGGCCCTGGAAATGCTTCATCAGGATGCAACCTCAGTAGCCACCCACACTTGATCAATAGCTGAGTTtcctaattatttttattgtttattttatttaacaaattctCTTTTAGATATtctatcaaataaattttttttttgaatttttttttttttataaaatcattaataatatgtttttttataatttagtaatatttttattttaattataattaaatgtttaatggtttaattatcaaattttttattaattgataaaaataaatattcgggttagagaatttaatcgaaaccctatttttgccgatttaattaattaggttgaaaaccaataatgaattaatttggctttttatttattctattaaccagggttaacttgtaccctaatcagggtttacgaagatcacccctacactaaaaaatatttctttgtgcattttttcagggttagcaacagggtttcatCCGACTGTGCACCAtgcctattacgaagctaagtcccgattttattttcatttgaatGTTTATTTGCCTTATAAATTTGTTATTAGGGttaaaacctcgaaagtcaatgaactcttttgcactcacttcctatttttctgtttaattctcagatgttcaaagtcaatgctcgaggcaacctCCGACTGTTAACCttatcaatcgaagctaagtttctatattttttttcttttcttcttttatctttttattttgattagggttaacctatTGGCCAAaggaactgataatgcactcaatCCTTCTATTTTGCcttctatttttcccaccttttcagggtttgccaactgccaaagctcaaatagtcggtaaccataaaactctaatctcttttatttttatgcttaattattacttatgtcaaacccgttGGTTTCTTTTTCCTTCCCTATATTCTTATGTATCTAttcctggtttgtattgtttggccttaaaggcacttaagACTGTTTTAAGACTGTTTTatattttctgccatggttagtaatttagggagtgcaaccttgaactgaattagagccatttaattacaagataatatatgtcgaattgaatcacatgattgttgcacccacgcacacttttttggtaacctcttttgctgcttgttgccttgttgccttgtgttttttgcagaatagccatgtccctcgaatacgaggatacctcagccatgttgcctcgattaatgcaaagatcataagtccctaatgatgctgccttcgatacactaatatgatctcgtccctcggaagttgcctacgaaaggctgaggtatcctctggttgcctaaacgaaaggctattctgatccttcccttagactacctgcctctctatggcatgggacagtcttatggcgaacgatattgtgacgacccttcaacctccaaatgaaaggcttcctgccctcttatggcatggatagaccctttcaccctgaaaggctaaaagacttatttttctacattattaaggtaattgctcctaattgccttgctctggctaaaatctttttctacttttttttttcgtaaaccttcaatatggctacgcttatttacgagctaaagtccgtattcacttcttctacatttctttcaaaagagcaaagcaattaagagcccatggaaaaccatggatgcaaagggtgccttacaccttccctttgcataaattaccccctgaactcagtttttttatttaaaaggtttttcccgtgcttttagcctttctgattaattgggataaaataaaagtcggtggcgacacttgttatccgcacatttcgatataaagtcagttcaccgtattacaccaagaAAAGGTGAAAAGTGTCAACGGCGGTACAAGTGAGGGGGGCATTATGGACTCACAGTTGAGGAggagtgttagaataataatgtaAGTGTGAGTAAGTGGGAAAATAATCCCACATTGGATAAGAATGTGTtgacttgaacatttataagtgggagaacccactcacctatcaccttaaagttttggGTGAATAAGTGGCGTGTCTCCCACAAAGATGTCTAGTCCTACTCTATGTATCAATGCTCCCTAGTGAAAAACTCCCCCAACAAATgatatcatgagcctttggttcgagaaagggacAGACTCGCTTGTATCGAAAAGACCAGGAAGTGGTATCCCGTTGCAAGATGTCAACGGCGTTACAAGTTTGAGGGGAGCAttatggactcacacttgagggggagtgtcatACCCAAATTTTTGACCCTCTTAAGACGTCACATCATATGGCATCTCAAATACTTCAATCAACTTAAAGTAGAGACTCACAGCAGGTGCTATGCCCCAAGcccttaaattagggttttcaagccAGGAAATTCAAGCAAATGACCAATCAATGCTTGAAATGATCCCCAACACAATAATAGAGGTCAAGATGCTTCATTCATCTACACATGATCTTAAATCTCAAGGCATCAAGCCTCCAGTTCATCAAGAGCACCAGATTATGGTTTTGGATTCATTAGGGACTGCAATCAAGATTTTCATCCGAGAAGAAATTTAAGCTTCTAAACATAATTCAAATGGGCTCAAGTATCTTCATATGATTCTCCCCATCAATGTATGAATACAAGGTGTACTTTAATTCAAGTTCAACAActtccaatttcatctggtccacaattagggtttttgacctaattcatttaGGGAGTTGACTTGCAGTCAAAACATGGCTCCATGGCTCAAATCATAGTTCAAGGGTCTCCAATACCTCATCATGAGCCACTTACATCACTCATTTGGTTGGAAGAGATTGCTTTATTTGAAACTTAGGAGATTATAATTCATCTGAGAAAAGTAAACTATTTAAgattacctttgacttttgagaaatttggtaaactatggacttttaaggatcaaaatcatcCACATATGATTAATAAAGCcattatttatcaaaataaatcaagaaattaaaaaaattcaactatTACGGTTTTGACTTTTTAAATGAAGAAATTACATTCAAACTTTGAAAAGTCATAACTTTCTCATCCTTTGGCcaaaatttctcaaccaaagcctatcttgaagATAAAGTCATGATCTAcaactttgtcatatataactttttcccaaaactcaatcatttgggagatatgagctcATGAAGAttcttccaacacttagaaaaattttctaagtctttTTATGAAGTTTTTTTACCAACTTCCAAGACATTTTTCACATTGATCCAAGAAAAATTCTTTGAAGACATTAACAAGGGAATTGAAGTTCATCATCtaaactttccaaaaagtcttagaacattATTTGATCATACTTGAGCAAGAAGTTATGATTTTCCAAAGAAGGCTTTATGAAACTAGTTTCATGCATAACTAGTTTTGCATGACCTATTTTTCACATGTTTTCTACCAATTATGCACATGTTTATGCATTATAATCAACCAAATGCAAGTGGTATAGTTTTGAATCACTCCAAGAGTACATGAAAATACCATATTTTTCACTTGCAGTGTGAaaaagtaatgattactttttttttttgaaatgattaGCAAACGATGATTCATCAAGTTTATCTCCAAATCACAAGTTGATTCCCTCATAAAATCATAATCAAACTCATAGTTAGAGAAATGGGAAGCTAGAGGATTGGATTCAAACCATGGCCAAAAAGCTCATCATTACATAATTGGAATATTCCATAACTTACACACTAAGTTATTCAAGCTCAAGCTCATTGGCATCAAGACTACTCCacttcatttgcctataaatagagagctctTCCCCATTCaaaatcttataaaaaaaaactacaatTCTTGCATTCTCCATTTCTCCATCTTTTCTAATATTTTCAAGATTATCGTGGCATGAAGAagtgaattcttcaaaccagagataCTTCCTTGAAAGTGAGCATTCCTACACTTCCTAAACATGATGTAGAAGTGATCCAAGTCCTTATTGGGATTTTGAAacctcaaaatcatcatctccaACTTCAACTTGGAGCTTATGCAATTGGTGTCGAGCAGAGCTATCCGGGAGGTTTCAATCCAATACTCGTTATGAACGAACCAAAGAGAAATAACTAAAGTGAAGAAAGATAATTTTAAATTGATTGAATGCTCACTACAACGAAAAAGACATTTAACATCGGTTGGAAGGGTATATAGTCACATAGATCCAGACATTGTTATGTAGTGCGTTGTTGTTTATGTGGTACTTTCAATCTCGGTCCTGTGATCGTTGTAGTAAACTGGAAAGCGAACCCCTTATAACAACAGTTATGCTTAATAACTGTTGTGATATTGTTTATGAATAAATGGAAATAGTATCATACCAGAATCAAGTATACACCATTTTTTATGATGAGGAGGATAATCAAAATTTATTCGGTGGTAGAAGAGAACATTCATCAGATTTTAGCAGCCGAAAAATCACTTTTGGAGAAGCAGAAAAAAGGtaaattgtttatttattataataaaatagttattttttacataaacatttattctttattttttacaGCCATGAGATGATCAATGTTGAACAAGAAATTGCTAGTTCAAAGAAATCAGTTGAACTAGTGGTAAAGGAACAACAGAAAAACAGTAAAGGGAAGGAAGTTGAACGAGATTGTAGTTTGAAGCGAAATCGGATCAAGAATAAATTGTAAATATGTCACAGAAAATGGAGTAATGCGTGTGGTTCAAAAATGCAGACAACTCAAGAAGATCTATTTGAGATGTTGCGATAAAGTGAATGTTGATGCGGTTATCTCAATTATTTCATCAAATCCATCATTAGAAATAGATAATTGCTCCAGCTTTGCTGAAATTCGGCTAAAGTTTTGAACAAAAATAAGGTCGACAAAACTAATTGAAATATGATTCGAAATGTTTTGGAACTTGTATTGAGTTTAGAGTGGATTGATGAAGTTATAAGGTGCTTGCTAAAATTGTTTTGGAATAGGGCTGGCCGAGCACAATTACTCCTACATTCTTTGTGGTTTCCTTTACAG
Above is a window of Vicia villosa cultivar HV-30 ecotype Madison, WI unplaced genomic scaffold, Vvil1.0 ctg.000790F_1_1, whole genome shotgun sequence DNA encoding:
- the LOC131631197 gene encoding uncharacterized protein LOC131631197, with translation MTTKKKRSSQQQQQESLESEFYLPDDCWEHVFSFIIKNKLYLKSLSLVSKRFLSMVNRIIFSFTIFHPRLCYLPCFFDRFSNLNSLDLYFCNCNPDLYADIAFALRDRTTLKSLLIFEIELNDASYVSSHYIDSFVSLKGLNSLTFSDSQISDNLLYSIAREGLPLKTFVLEHCIDYSYPGIYCLLSKCHRIQHLGLQGVHFLNNHHIFELSLLLPFMVSINLSECSKLTESSLFALIMNCHSLEEIKIEFLYNKSESVENAHAFRDFDVNPRLKFLHFAGNLFINDEIIILLASIFPNLQLLDLSYCGNISEKSICQVLSRCCKVRHLHLTNCVEVRRIKMNFVALQLEVLNLSGTSVNDETLYEISKSCCGLLQLLLISCKYVTEKGVMRVVQKCRQLKKIYLRCCDKVYVDAVISIISSNPSLEIDNCSSFAEVRRKF